Proteins from a single region of Pseudomonadota bacterium:
- the atpA gene encoding F0F1 ATP synthase subunit alpha — protein MDIRAAEISRVIKDQIAGFVAGAEVSEVGQVLSVGDGVARVFGLDNVQAGEMVEFPGGIKGMALNLEADNVGVVIFGNDRDIKEGDTVKRTGKIVDVPVGRGLLGRVVDGLGNPIDGKGPLKNIEMRRAEVKAPGVIPRKSVHEPTQTGLKAIDTLVPIGRGQRELIIGDRQTGKTAVAIDTILNQKAAHAGTDEKQKLYCIYVAIGQKRSTVAQIVKTLEDAGAMDYTIVVAATASDPAPLQFLAPYTGCAMGEYFRDNGMHALIIYDDLSKQAVAYRQMSLLLRRPPGREAYPGDVFYLHSRLLERAAKMSDAKGAGSLTALPVIETQAGDVSAYIPTNVISITDGQIFLETSLFYKGIRPAINVGISVSRVGSAAQIKAMKQVAGSIKLELAQYREMAAFAQFASDLDAATQRLLNRGARLTELLKQPQFSPLPVEEQVVAIYAGTRGYLDKVKVDDVTRFEARLLSDMRGRGAAILNAIRTEKQLSKETEEKLKSFLDEFVKAWG, from the coding sequence ATGGACATCCGCGCCGCAGAAATCTCCAGGGTCATCAAGGACCAGATTGCCGGTTTTGTGGCCGGTGCCGAGGTATCGGAAGTGGGCCAGGTCCTCTCCGTCGGTGACGGCGTTGCCCGCGTGTTCGGCCTCGACAATGTACAGGCGGGGGAGATGGTGGAGTTCCCCGGCGGAATCAAGGGCATGGCCCTGAACCTGGAAGCGGACAACGTGGGCGTGGTGATCTTCGGCAACGACCGGGACATCAAGGAAGGCGATACGGTCAAACGCACCGGAAAGATCGTGGACGTACCCGTGGGCCGTGGCCTGCTGGGCCGTGTGGTGGATGGCCTCGGCAATCCCATCGATGGCAAGGGTCCGCTGAAAAACATCGAAATGCGCCGTGCCGAGGTCAAGGCTCCGGGCGTCATTCCGCGTAAATCAGTGCACGAGCCCACGCAGACGGGCCTCAAGGCCATCGACACACTGGTGCCCATCGGCCGTGGCCAGCGGGAGCTGATCATCGGCGACCGCCAGACTGGCAAGACAGCGGTGGCCATCGACACTATTCTCAACCAGAAGGCCGCCCACGCCGGCACGGACGAAAAGCAGAAACTGTACTGCATCTATGTGGCCATCGGGCAGAAGCGCTCGACCGTCGCCCAGATCGTCAAGACCCTGGAAGACGCCGGGGCCATGGACTACACCATCGTGGTAGCCGCCACGGCGTCCGATCCCGCGCCGCTGCAGTTCCTGGCGCCCTATACCGGCTGTGCCATGGGTGAATATTTCCGCGACAACGGCATGCACGCGCTGATCATCTATGACGATCTGTCCAAGCAGGCCGTGGCCTATCGCCAGATGTCCCTGCTGCTGCGCCGTCCGCCGGGCCGCGAGGCCTATCCCGGCGACGTGTTCTATCTCCACTCCCGCCTGCTGGAACGCGCTGCGAAAATGTCCGACGCCAAAGGCGCGGGCTCGCTGACCGCGCTGCCGGTGATCGAGACCCAGGCCGGCGACGTGTCCGCCTATATTCCCACCAACGTGATTTCCATCACCGACGGCCAGATCTTTCTGGAAACCAGCCTGTTCTACAAGGGCATCCGGCCGGCCATCAACGTGGGTATCTCGGTGTCGCGCGTAGGCTCGGCGGCGCAGATCAAGGCCATGAAACAGGTGGCGGGCTCGATCAAGCTCGAGTTGGCCCAGTACCGCGAGATGGCCGCCTTTGCCCAGTTTGCCTCGGACCTCGACGCGGCGACCCAGCGCCTGCTGAACCGCGGCGCGCGCCTGACCGAGCTTCTGAAACAGCCCCAGTTCTCCCCCCTGCCGGTGGAGGAACAGGTGGTGGCCATCTATGCCGGCACGCGCGGATATCTGGACAAGGTGAAGGTCGACGATGTGACCCGCTTCGAGGCCCGCCTGCTGTCCGACATGCGCGGCCGCGGTGCAGCGATCCTGAACGCCATCCGCACGGAAAAACAGCTGTCGAAAGAGACCGAGGAAAAACTGAAATCCTTCCTGGATGAGTTCGTGAAGGCGTGGGGGTGA
- a CDS encoding F0F1 ATP synthase subunit delta — MALTGYHGLEARYAIALFDLAREQNALDAVEKDLSALLDLIRSSPDMQALTRSPLISRKARVQAVEAVAKHAGLSALVRSFLGVVARGGRLDVLPAIIRIFQAIRADHAGEKTVSVKTATPLTSGQEARVRETLEKSLGGRVRLSTSADPGLLGGMVVQTGSTLIDTSLRTRLQRLEHTMKGTA; from the coding sequence GTGGCACTGACAGGATATCACGGGCTCGAGGCCCGCTATGCCATCGCCCTGTTTGACCTGGCGCGGGAGCAGAATGCCCTGGACGCCGTGGAAAAGGATCTGTCCGCCCTTCTTGACCTGATTCGCTCCAGCCCTGACATGCAGGCCCTGACCAGAAGTCCCCTCATATCCCGCAAGGCCCGCGTCCAGGCCGTTGAGGCGGTGGCAAAACATGCCGGGCTTTCTGCCCTTGTCCGCTCGTTCCTGGGCGTTGTGGCCCGCGGCGGGCGTCTGGATGTCCTGCCTGCCATCATCCGGATCTTCCAGGCCATCCGGGCCGACCATGCGGGCGAAAAAACCGTGTCTGTGAAAACAGCGACGCCTCTCACTTCCGGTCAGGAAGCAAGGGTCCGGGAGACCCTGGAAAAATCACTGGGTGGCCGGGTCCGGCTGTCCACATCCGCCGATCCCGGCCTGCTGGGGGGCATGGTCGTGCAGACCGGATCCACGCTCATCGACACCTCGCTGCGCACCCGGTTGCAGCGTCTTGAACATACCATGAAAGGGACTGCCTGA